A portion of the Cryptomeria japonica chromosome 5, Sugi_1.0, whole genome shotgun sequence genome contains these proteins:
- the LOC131033886 gene encoding zinc finger A20 and AN1 domain-containing stress-associated protein 7-like: MSEENNLCIKKCGFFGTAENMNMCSICYKKYMEKQSLAEKVAKKAKGKEESEAAGKKAEESEKGGYIEKEEGKMEKEVTECRCFNCNKRCRMGVSFKCRCDHVFCSKHRYPEEHNCSFDHKTFGRQSLAKNNPLIKGSKIDKL, from the coding sequence ATGTCAGAAGAGAATAACCTTTGCATTAAGAAATGTGGGTTTTTCGGTACTGCTGAGAATATGAATATGTGTTCAATCTGTTACAAAAAATATATGGAGAAACAATCGTTAGCTGAAAAGGTGGCAAAGAAAGCGAAGGGGAAAGAAGAGAGCGAAGCAGCAGGTAAAAAAGCAGAAGAAAGTGAGAAAGGAGGATAtatagagaaagaagaaggaaaaatggagaaaGAGGTAACAGAGTGCagatgtttcaactgcaataagcgTTGCAGAATGGGTGTGAGTTTTAAGTGTAGATGTGATCATGTATTTTGTAGCAAGCACAGATATCCAGAGGAACATAATTGTTCTTTTGATCACAAGACATTTGGGCGTCAGAGTCTTGCAAAAAATAATCCCCTAATCAAGGGTTCCAAGATTGACAAACTGTAA